One segment of Toxoplasma gondii ME49 chromosome VI, whole genome shotgun sequence DNA contains the following:
- a CDS encoding hypothetical protein (encoded by transcript TGME49_243520), protein MLSEEKRGRRGDRYIESQLHDGRKETAEEASDRKPRKTGKRTKTRCVQCRTPPKRGKPTKGGGQENKNIRQSRNRTSVLTPGKQKTCLSKPSGNRLLKNPIRGTVERVKNTRFFMLCVSSACVFLRSLTNLLLHSRDKLLQILSALLSFLSSLNGEVTFSQLSLFSVRLHCSCPRCLP, encoded by the coding sequence ATGCTTTCCGAGGAAAAACGGGGGAGAAGGGGCGACAGATACATCGAGAGCCAGCTTCACgacgggagaaaggaaactgcGGAGGAAGCAAGTGACAGAAAACCCAGAAAAACGGGCAAACGAACAAAGACGAGATGTGTGCAGTGTCGAACACCGCCGAAAAGGGGAAAACCGACAAAAGGTGGCGGACAGGAAAACAAGAACATCCGACAATCAAGAAACCGCACGAGTGTATTGACACctggaaaacagaaaacatgTCTTTCAAAACCATCTGGCAATCGCCTCTTGAAGAATCCTATCCGAGGGACGGTTGAACGCGTAAAGAACACGCGTTTTTTCAtgctgtgtgtctcctctgcatgcgtttttctgcgttctctcacaaatctccttctccactctAGAGATAAACTCCTGCAaattctttctgctctcctctcttttctttcttcactcAACGGGGAGGTTACGTTCTCTCAACTCTCACTTTTCTCCGTTCGGCTCCACTGTTCTtgtcctcgctgtctcccatGA